One window from the genome of Chthoniobacterales bacterium encodes:
- a CDS encoding NAD(P)-dependent oxidoreductase, with amino-acid sequence MKVCFVSVEPEEKAYFARRLARWNPRFEWNLDAVPDDVEVLSIFIYYGIDEAFLSAHPGLRFIASRSSSLDHVDLEACRRHGVKVASVGGSDGNSVAEHTFALLLAVARRFRTSAALRVQGDFSHNELRGFELRGKTLGLIGVGRIGARVAKIAAAFEMKVVAYDPKPDPALAAEGLRYESLDTVLAEGEILSLHAALTEATRHLINAETLAKCQEGVVIINTARGDLIDTSALIAALDSGQVGGVGLDVLEDERVLRADAKNVLASEISRRVHDSGGRAEPSGDRRQQIERLYSNNALLARPEVVFTPHIAFNTTESTEAVAGEAARVIEDFLEGREVPC; translated from the coding sequence ATGAAAGTCTGCTTTGTCTCAGTCGAGCCCGAGGAAAAGGCGTATTTCGCCCGCCGGCTGGCGCGGTGGAATCCCCGCTTCGAGTGGAATCTCGACGCGGTGCCCGATGACGTCGAGGTGCTCTCGATCTTCATCTATTACGGAATCGACGAAGCCTTTCTGTCGGCGCATCCGGGCCTGAGGTTCATCGCATCGCGCTCGTCCAGTCTGGACCACGTGGATCTCGAGGCCTGCCGCAGACACGGCGTGAAGGTCGCGAGCGTCGGCGGCTCGGATGGAAACAGCGTCGCGGAGCACACGTTTGCCCTGCTGCTGGCGGTGGCGCGACGTTTCCGGACGTCGGCGGCCCTGCGCGTGCAGGGCGATTTTTCGCATAACGAGCTGCGCGGATTTGAACTGCGAGGCAAGACTCTCGGGTTGATCGGCGTGGGACGAATCGGCGCGCGGGTGGCGAAGATCGCGGCGGCATTCGAGATGAAGGTCGTCGCCTACGATCCGAAGCCCGATCCCGCGCTGGCGGCGGAGGGATTGCGCTACGAGTCGCTCGATACCGTGCTCGCGGAAGGCGAGATTCTCAGCCTGCACGCGGCGTTGACCGAGGCGACGCGCCATCTGATCAACGCGGAGACGCTCGCGAAATGCCAGGAGGGCGTCGTGATCATCAACACCGCGCGGGGCGACCTGATCGACACTTCGGCCCTGATCGCGGCGCTGGATTCCGGTCAGGTCGGCGGCGTCGGACTGGATGTGCTCGAGGATGAGCGGGTGCTGCGGGCGGACGCCAAGAATGTGCTGGCGAGCGAGATCTCGCGACGCGTGCACGACAGCGGCGGTCGGGCGGAGCCGTCCGGCGACCGGCGGCAGCAGATCGAGAGACTGTATTCCAACAATGCGCTGCTGGCGCGGCCGGAGGTCGTCTTCACGCCGCACATTGCCTTCAACACCACGGAGTCGACGGAGGCCGTTGCCGGCGAGGCCGCGAGGGTGATCGAGGATTTTCTCGAAGGCCGCGAGGTGCCATGCTGA
- the tmk gene encoding dTMP kinase, whose protein sequence is MTRPGIFITFEGSEGCGKTTQIERLTRALQAAGRQVVVTREPGGTPVGEQIRHVLQHSRESEGMTSEAELLLFAASRAQLVRELIAPALAAGTDVISDRFLDSTTVYQGVARRLADEDVTRINAFAVGSCRPDLTFVLDLEASEARGRVFNRPGAIAPDRIEREPLAFYERVRAGYLDLARREPARFRVLDAARSRDALAAQIFQTVQEVIDGVSAAARA, encoded by the coding sequence ATGACGCGCCCCGGCATCTTCATCACCTTCGAGGGCTCCGAAGGCTGCGGCAAAACCACGCAGATCGAACGCCTCACCCGCGCCCTCCAGGCGGCCGGGCGACAGGTCGTGGTCACTCGGGAACCCGGCGGCACCCCCGTCGGCGAACAGATCCGCCATGTTCTTCAGCATTCCCGCGAGAGTGAGGGCATGACCTCCGAGGCCGAGTTGCTCCTCTTCGCCGCCAGCCGCGCTCAGCTCGTCCGCGAACTCATCGCGCCCGCCCTCGCTGCCGGCACGGACGTCATTTCCGACCGCTTCCTCGATTCGACCACCGTTTACCAGGGCGTCGCCCGTCGCCTCGCCGACGAAGACGTGACCCGCATCAATGCCTTTGCCGTCGGCTCCTGCCGGCCCGACCTCACGTTCGTCCTCGATCTCGAGGCCTCCGAGGCCCGCGGTCGCGTCTTCAATCGCCCCGGCGCCATCGCGCCCGACCGCATCGAACGCGAGCCCCTCGCCTTCTACGAGCGCGTGCGCGCCGGCTATCTCGACCTTGCCCGCCGCGAACCGGCCCGCTTCCGCGTGCTCGACGCCGCCCGGTCCCGCGACGCCCTCGCCGCGCAGATTTTCCAAACCGTCCAGGAGGTCATCGATGGCGTTTCCGCCGCAGCACGCGCTTGA
- a CDS encoding EVE domain-containing protein: MSDKKCWLVKSEPEVYSWDEFVHEGGTAWTGVRNFQARINLREMTVGDHVLYYHSGGEKAVVGVAKVRREAYADPTAEEGEWVCVDLAPVKKFSTPVTLAAVKAQKSLQEIALVRQSRLSVMPLDAKAYRELLAMGGLK, encoded by the coding sequence ATGAGTGACAAGAAGTGCTGGCTCGTGAAGTCCGAGCCCGAGGTTTATTCGTGGGATGAATTTGTGCACGAGGGCGGCACGGCGTGGACCGGGGTGCGCAATTTTCAGGCGCGGATCAACCTGCGCGAGATGACGGTCGGCGACCATGTGCTGTATTACCACAGCGGCGGGGAAAAGGCCGTGGTGGGCGTCGCGAAGGTGCGGCGGGAAGCCTACGCCGATCCCACGGCGGAGGAGGGCGAATGGGTATGCGTGGACCTCGCTCCGGTGAAGAAATTTTCGACGCCGGTGACGCTGGCTGCCGTGAAGGCGCAAAAGTCGCTGCAGGAAATCGCGCTCGTGCGGCAGTCTCGACTGAGCGTGATGCCGCTGGATGCGAAGGCGTATCGCGAGTTGCTCGCGATGGGCGGCCTGAAGTGA
- a CDS encoding purine-nucleoside phosphorylase, whose product MSSEFPLLPEALEGCGAQVAIVLGSGLNSFADALEIEATIPYDSIPGLPASKVPGHAGAFALARVNGQPLLLCRGRVHLYEGWTAREVTAGVRLLHRLGVHRLILTNAAGTLNPAFAPGQWMMLSDHLNLTGTTPLLGGPNFIDLTAAYSPRLREIFRQSATEAGVPLHEGVYASLLGPQYETPAEVRMLRTLGTDAVGMSTVPETIQARALGIEVAAFSCLTNWAAGISGETLSHDEVTDTGRGAAGALIEIFHRALPRMVG is encoded by the coding sequence ATGAGTTCCGAGTTCCCCCTTCTGCCCGAGGCCCTCGAGGGCTGCGGCGCGCAAGTCGCCATCGTTCTCGGCTCGGGCCTGAACTCCTTTGCCGACGCGCTCGAGATCGAGGCAACCATTCCCTACGACTCCATTCCCGGCCTGCCCGCCTCGAAGGTGCCCGGTCATGCCGGCGCCTTTGCCCTCGCCCGCGTAAACGGCCAGCCGCTGCTCCTGTGCCGCGGCCGCGTCCATCTTTACGAAGGCTGGACCGCTCGCGAGGTCACTGCCGGCGTGCGCCTCCTCCACCGCCTCGGCGTTCACCGCCTCATCCTCACGAATGCCGCCGGCACGCTGAATCCCGCGTTCGCGCCCGGCCAGTGGATGATGCTCTCCGACCATCTCAACCTCACCGGCACCACGCCGCTCCTCGGCGGACCGAACTTCATCGACCTCACCGCCGCCTACAGCCCGCGCCTCCGCGAAATTTTCCGCCAGAGCGCGACCGAGGCCGGCGTGCCCCTCCACGAAGGCGTCTACGCGAGCCTCCTTGGCCCCCAATACGAGACGCCCGCCGAGGTCCGCATGCTCCGCACCCTCGGGACCGACGCCGTCGGCATGTCCACCGTGCCCGAGACCATCCAGGCCCGGGCTCTCGGCATCGAGGTCGCCGCCTTCTCCTGCCTCACGAACTGGGCGGCCGGCATCTCCGGAGAAACCCTCAGCCACGACGAAGTCACCGATACGGGCCGCGGCGCCGCCGGCGCGCTCATCGAGATTTTCCACCGGGCGCTGCCCCGCATGGTGGGCTGA
- a CDS encoding sigma-70 family RNA polymerase sigma factor, which translates to MDEPLEPKDDELVARTKDGDATAFDVLVRRYSPRVYGLVYNMTSNHEETNDLLQDIFLKAYRSIKGFRGDSSFYTWIHTIAANMTINFLKKRNRRRGPSLDDVDAHIENDPDYIEATAGSDPRREATLSELQKKLNDVMQKLSHDHRAVVTMFDIQGMPHAEIARILGISEGTVRSRLFYAHRQLQNYLEEFRAP; encoded by the coding sequence ATGGACGAGCCACTGGAGCCCAAGGACGACGAGCTGGTCGCGCGCACGAAAGACGGCGACGCCACCGCCTTCGACGTGCTCGTGCGCCGCTACAGTCCGCGCGTCTACGGTCTCGTCTACAACATGACCTCGAACCACGAGGAGACGAACGACCTTCTCCAGGACATTTTCCTGAAGGCCTACCGCTCGATCAAGGGCTTCCGCGGCGACTCCAGCTTCTACACCTGGATCCACACGATCGCCGCGAACATGACGATCAACTTCCTCAAGAAGCGCAACCGCCGCCGCGGTCCCAGCCTCGACGACGTCGACGCCCACATCGAGAACGACCCTGATTATATCGAGGCCACTGCCGGCTCCGATCCGCGCCGGGAAGCCACGCTGTCCGAACTTCAAAAAAAATTGAACGACGTCATGCAGAAGCTGTCTCATGACCATAGAGCGGTGGTGACCATGTTCGACATCCAGGGAATGCCCCACGCCGAGATCGCCAGGATTCTTGGAATCTCCGAGGGCACGGTGCGTTCCCGGCTGTTCTACGCGCATCGCCAGTTGCAAAATTATCTCGAAGAGTTTAGAGCACCCTGA
- a CDS encoding S1C family serine protease, giving the protein MTRRSVSSFRARHRHLPVAGLAVLLGTFSAFAEEDLGQSIAARVKELFTFNRNAVVKIQSSDQHGQIEGTGFYADSSGTIYTVVEVLGDAKNITVCQGMRKMPASLLIADPRTGIALIKVAGAPTPFIPIGDSSKLEISSPLIAIGYPTDHNVSPSFGLVAGFDKEYLNKFFRTTHIRANLPVQPGLGGAPALNLSGEVVGIVVAGVDGNASCYVLPINAAEKTRMDYANFGKLKPGYVGISVESAPDGSQPSTARVANLQPDSPAAQAGIREGDLLLKVGEVPVHNPVDIFDASFFLTAGAETPVTVWRNGKEEQLNVRVAASPYNSEPTPSLTTLTLETSVAPTP; this is encoded by the coding sequence ATGACGCGCCGTTCAGTTTCTAGCTTCCGCGCACGCCATCGGCATCTGCCCGTCGCCGGACTGGCCGTTCTGCTCGGAACATTTTCAGCATTCGCCGAAGAAGATCTCGGGCAAAGCATTGCCGCCCGGGTCAAGGAGCTCTTCACCTTCAACCGCAACGCCGTCGTCAAGATCCAGTCCTCGGATCAGCACGGCCAGATCGAAGGCACCGGCTTCTACGCCGACTCCTCCGGCACGATCTACACCGTCGTCGAAGTGCTCGGCGACGCAAAGAACATCACCGTCTGCCAGGGCATGCGCAAAATGCCCGCCAGTCTGCTCATCGCCGACCCGCGCACCGGCATCGCCCTCATCAAGGTTGCCGGCGCCCCGACGCCCTTCATTCCCATCGGCGATTCCTCGAAACTCGAAATTTCCTCGCCGCTCATCGCGATCGGCTACCCGACGGACCACAACGTCAGCCCGAGCTTCGGGCTCGTCGCGGGCTTCGATAAAGAATATCTCAACAAATTTTTCCGAACGACACACATCCGCGCGAACCTTCCCGTGCAGCCCGGCCTCGGCGGCGCTCCCGCCCTCAATCTCAGCGGGGAAGTCGTCGGCATCGTCGTCGCCGGCGTCGATGGCAACGCCTCCTGCTATGTCCTTCCGATCAATGCCGCGGAAAAGACCCGCATGGACTACGCGAATTTCGGCAAGCTGAAGCCCGGCTACGTCGGCATTTCCGTCGAGTCCGCGCCCGACGGCTCCCAGCCTTCCACCGCCCGCGTCGCAAACCTCCAGCCCGACTCCCCCGCCGCCCAGGCCGGCATCCGCGAAGGCGACCTGCTGCTCAAGGTGGGCGAAGTGCCCGTCCACAATCCCGTCGACATCTTCGACGCCTCGTTCTTCCTCACCGCCGGGGCGGAAACCCCCGTCACCGTCTGGCGCAATGGCAAGGAGGAACAGCTGAACGTCCGCGTCGCCGCGAGCCCCTACAACAGCGAGCCGACCCCGAGCCTTACCACGCTTACGCTCGAGACCTCGGTCGCCCCGACCCCATAG